The Thiovulum sp. ES genomic sequence TTGGAATGAACAGCGATTTCACAATTTACAACCAACTTATTTTAGATCCAAATTTGACAAAAACAGTTCCAAAAGAGCAATATTTTTACACGGGAATGGATACTTATATTCATTGTGTGGAATCTCTCAATGGAAATTATCGGAATGCAATTGGCGATGCTTATTCTCGACAAGCGATAGAATTGACTCGTGAAGTTTTTCACAGCGAAGATATGATGAGTGAAGAGAATCGTGAAAAGTTGATGGTCGCTTCTTATCTCGGCGGTTGTGCAATTGCAAACTCTTTTGTCGGTGTAATTCATCCATTTTCAGCTGGTCTTTCTGTTGTTCTTGGAACTCACCATTGTGTTGGAAATTGCATAATAATGAATGGAATGGAAGAGTTTTATCCCGACGAATATCTTGAATTTGTAGAAATGGCAAAAAAACAGGGTATTGAAATTCCAAAAGGTATCGCAAAAGACCTAATAAAAGAGACTTATGAAAAACTTTTTCACTCAACAACAATTCATGAAAAACCATTAAAAAATGCACTTGGCGAAAATTTCAAAGAGATTTTAACTTTGCAAAAAGTTGAGGAGGTCTTTAAGAAAATGTAAAAAGCGAAATCTACATCTCCTTAGTTCTGACGAACTATGGAGCGGGATTCCAAAACTATTTTTTAATTCATGTCCAAATTAGAACAGTTGGTTTAAAATCTCTTTTTTCCAAACTGTATGAAAAACAGTTTTTTCGGAATATTTTGATTTGTTTTGCACAAAATCGGCAAATTGTTTCCCTTTTTCAGTTGCTTTCCAAATATCTTCATCTTTTTCTTGAAAACCCAATTTTTCTAAAAGTTTGTTCAGGTTTTGCGGTCGAGGTTTATCTCCTTTTTTCGTGGAAACAAGTTTTTTTGCTTCTTCAGAAAAATCGCCGTTCATCACAATTTGACAAAGTTCCGTAACTGTGTAATATTTTTCAGTTGTAGAAAGACCTTTTTTTTCGGAGATTTCCAAAAAATCAACAGTTGTATCTTTTGCCACAGATTTATTTACAGTA encodes the following:
- a CDS encoding alcohol dehydrogenase, class IV (PFAM: Iron-containing alcohol dehydrogenase) produces the protein MNNSKNVENYIFGKGAIAELPKLLEKKLESETDFVVYFIDEFFRDNMQILDLKFRNSDEVYFVKTVDEPKTEDIDNFRDKILELEKGLPKVIVGIGGGIALDTGKAVSNLLTNGGKAEDYQGWDLVKVAGIYKIGIPTISGTGAEASRTCVMTNSKNGLKLGMNSDFTIYNQLILDPNLTKTVPKEQYFYTGMDTYIHCVESLNGNYRNAIGDAYSRQAIELTREVFHSEDMMSEENREKLMVASYLGGCAIANSFVGVIHPFSAGLSVVLGTHHCVGNCIIMNGMEEFYPDEYLEFVEMAKKQGIEIPKGIAKDLIKETYEKLFHSTTIHEKPLKNALGENFKEILTLQKVEEVFKKM